The following coding sequences are from one Ancylobacter sp. TS-1 window:
- a CDS encoding FCD domain-containing protein → MLRRSPANSVRTPRTASFVPVIQREIERMIGTGELTSGTRINESTLALRLGISRGPVREACRALEQIGLLRSELNRGFFVREVSTKEALDLYDIRAGLFGTAGRLAASIITTVQLRDLADLIARMDAAIEAPDIATFYTLNNEFHRQVVVASDNAKLIELYPLLEAELHLFRRRGLVLPGSMRTSNDEHKAIIEALRQSDGTGAARLLERHILAGKARFLRTLEDDSATEGRPGPLDPRQSRSKDRQSHDK, encoded by the coding sequence ATGCTCCGCCGCTCGCCAGCCAATTCCGTCCGCACCCCGCGCACCGCGTCCTTCGTGCCGGTGATCCAGCGCGAGATCGAGCGCATGATCGGCACGGGCGAGCTGACCAGCGGCACGCGCATCAACGAGAGCACGCTGGCGCTCAGGCTCGGCATCAGCCGCGGCCCCGTTCGCGAGGCCTGCCGGGCGCTCGAACAGATCGGGCTGCTGCGCAGCGAGCTCAATCGCGGCTTCTTCGTGCGTGAGGTCAGCACCAAGGAGGCGCTGGACCTCTATGACATCCGCGCCGGTCTGTTCGGCACCGCCGGACGGCTCGCGGCGTCGATCATCACCACGGTGCAGCTGCGCGATCTCGCCGATCTCATCGCGCGGATGGACGCCGCCATCGAGGCGCCCGACATCGCGACCTTCTACACGCTCAACAACGAGTTCCACCGCCAGGTGGTGGTGGCCTCGGACAATGCCAAGCTGATCGAGCTCTATCCGCTGCTCGAGGCCGAACTGCATCTCTTCCGCCGGCGCGGCCTCGTGCTGCCCGGCTCGATGCGCACCTCCAATGACGAGCACAAGGCGATCATCGAGGCACTGCGCCAGAGCGACGGCACGGGCGCCGCGCGCCTGCTGGAGCGGCACATCCTCGCCGGCAAGGCGCGCTTCCTGCGCACGCTGGAGGATGACAGCGCCACGGAAGGGCGGCCCGGCCCGCTCGATCCGCGCCAATCGCGGTCGAAAGACCGGCAATCTCACGACAAATAG
- a CDS encoding PdxA family protein, which yields MTRTSSPLPVLALVPGDCTGIGPEQTARLLAEGSLRDVARLVVVGDARVLEMGARHAGVTLKTRRYASPAAVDWSAPEIPLVDLGNIDPEAFELGVANPDSGRLTGDTLARAIDFAKAGEVDGVCFAPLNKQAMFKGGWRFPDEHKMFAHLLDHKGPFSEMNVLENQWMTRVTSHVSLRTAVDQVTFDSVCGALRLADDTMRKAGIDKPRIAVAALNPHGGEGGLFGTEEIDIIRPAVEAMAKEGIDCTGPFPSDTVYLKAFGGAYDSVLAMYHDQGQIATKLKGFNKGVTITAGLEVVFTTPAHGTAFDIVGKGIADIGAFQSAVRLAARVAARKIEARAAA from the coding sequence ATGACGCGCACTTCTTCCCCCCTTCCGGTCCTCGCGCTGGTGCCCGGCGACTGCACGGGCATCGGCCCGGAACAGACGGCCCGCCTGCTGGCCGAGGGCAGCCTGCGCGATGTCGCGCGCCTCGTGGTGGTGGGCGATGCCCGCGTGCTGGAGATGGGCGCGCGCCATGCCGGCGTGACGCTGAAGACGCGCCGCTACGCCTCGCCGGCGGCGGTCGACTGGAGCGCCCCGGAAATCCCGCTGGTCGATCTCGGCAATATCGACCCGGAGGCTTTCGAGCTTGGCGTCGCCAATCCCGATTCCGGTCGCCTGACCGGCGACACGCTGGCGCGCGCCATCGATTTCGCCAAGGCCGGCGAGGTCGACGGTGTGTGCTTCGCCCCGCTCAACAAGCAGGCCATGTTCAAGGGCGGCTGGCGCTTCCCGGACGAGCACAAGATGTTCGCCCACCTGCTCGACCATAAGGGCCCGTTCAGCGAGATGAACGTGCTGGAGAACCAGTGGATGACGCGCGTCACCTCGCACGTCTCGCTGCGTACCGCGGTCGATCAGGTGACCTTCGATTCCGTCTGCGGCGCGCTGCGCCTCGCCGACGACACCATGCGCAAGGCCGGCATCGACAAGCCGCGCATCGCGGTCGCCGCGCTCAACCCGCATGGCGGCGAGGGCGGGCTGTTCGGCACCGAGGAGATCGACATCATCCGCCCCGCCGTCGAGGCCATGGCCAAGGAAGGCATCGACTGCACCGGGCCGTTCCCCTCCGACACGGTCTACCTGAAGGCCTTCGGCGGCGCCTATGACAGCGTGCTGGCGATGTATCACGACCAGGGCCAGATCGCGACGAAGCTCAAGGGCTTCAACAAGGGCGTGACCATCACCGCCGGGCTCGAGGTGGTGTTCACCACGCCGGCGCACGGCACGGCCTTCGATATCGTGGGCAAGGGGATCGCCGATATCGGCGCCTTCCAGTCCGCCGTGCGGCTCGCGGCCCGCGTGGCCGCGCGCAAGATCGAGGCGCGCGCCGCCGCCTGA
- a CDS encoding FCD domain-containing protein: protein MSMGSDSNHLNDLTVVKSVSLTSALEKELERLILTGELEPGERINEIHLSNRFGTSRGPIREATRSLEAKGLVEVVRNRGVFVRRLSVEDAIEIYDVRAALFGQAGRLLAERMTDGLLAELTRLVDEMDQVAERGDFDDYYPLNLAFHNLIVTSSGNRTLTAEYHRFVNKLHLFRARALVQGGGLAVSNREHRAMLEALASGDGDRAQMTHWRHVALAKRRLIAAVDGASSRID from the coding sequence ATGAGCATGGGCAGCGATTCCAACCATTTGAACGACCTTACCGTCGTGAAGAGCGTCTCCCTCACGAGCGCGCTGGAAAAGGAACTCGAGCGTCTCATCCTCACCGGTGAGCTGGAGCCGGGCGAGCGGATCAACGAGATACATCTCTCGAACCGCTTCGGCACCAGCCGTGGGCCGATCCGCGAGGCCACGCGCAGCCTGGAGGCCAAGGGGCTGGTCGAGGTGGTGCGCAACCGCGGCGTCTTCGTGCGGCGGCTGTCGGTCGAGGATGCGATCGAGATTTATGATGTGCGCGCCGCCCTGTTCGGCCAGGCCGGCCGGCTGCTCGCCGAGCGCATGACCGACGGACTTCTCGCCGAGCTCACCCGCCTCGTCGACGAGATGGACCAGGTCGCCGAGCGAGGCGATTTCGACGACTACTACCCGCTCAATCTCGCCTTCCACAATCTCATCGTGACGTCGTCGGGCAACCGCACGCTGACGGCCGAATATCATCGCTTCGTCAACAAGCTGCATTTGTTCCGCGCCCGCGCGCTGGTGCAGGGCGGCGGCCTTGCCGTGTCGAACCGCGAGCATCGCGCCATGCTGGAGGCCCTTGCCTCGGGCGACGGCGACCGGGCCCAGATGACGCATTGGCGCCATGTCGCCCTCGCCAAGCGCCGCCTGATCGCGGCCGTCGACGGCGCCTCCTCCCGCATCGACTGA
- a CDS encoding isocitrate/isopropylmalate dehydrogenase family protein, whose protein sequence is MSHAPLRIGVLNGDDIGHEIVPASHRIAEAAAKASGLAVDWLPMPLGRKALDEFGHTMPPGTMETLGTLDGFILGPIGHQAYPKVPEAINPHPILRKSFDLFANVRPTRSYPGLGCLYDDIDVVIVRENNEGFQPDRNVVAGSGEFRPTHDTTISVRVITREGSRKVARAAFEIARSRKKRLTVVHKNTVFKLGCGMFVEECYEAGKEFPDVVIEEVIVDTFAMKLVREPQRFDTVVTTNMFGDILTDEAAGLVGGLGMAPGLCIGRGEIAMAQATHGSAPDIAGKGIANPYAMIESTRMLIEWLGRRRGIPAAARASALMKAGIEAALANPATRTPDILGTGTQADMVEGILAAMQEQAHAAA, encoded by the coding sequence ATGTCCCACGCCCCCCTGCGCATCGGCGTCCTCAACGGCGACGATATCGGCCACGAGATCGTCCCGGCCTCCCACCGCATCGCGGAAGCCGCGGCGAAGGCGAGCGGCCTCGCCGTCGACTGGCTGCCCATGCCGCTCGGCCGCAAGGCGCTCGACGAGTTTGGCCACACCATGCCGCCCGGCACGATGGAGACGCTCGGCACGCTCGACGGCTTCATCCTCGGCCCGATCGGCCATCAGGCCTATCCGAAGGTGCCGGAGGCGATCAATCCGCACCCGATCCTGCGCAAGAGCTTCGACCTGTTCGCCAATGTGCGCCCGACCCGCTCCTATCCGGGGCTGGGCTGCCTCTATGACGACATCGACGTCGTGATCGTGCGCGAGAACAATGAAGGCTTCCAGCCGGACCGCAACGTGGTCGCCGGCTCGGGCGAGTTCCGCCCGACGCACGACACCACCATCTCGGTGCGCGTCATCACCCGCGAGGGCAGCCGCAAGGTCGCCCGCGCGGCCTTCGAGATCGCCCGCTCCCGCAAGAAGCGCCTGACCGTCGTGCACAAGAACACGGTGTTCAAGCTCGGCTGCGGCATGTTCGTGGAGGAGTGCTACGAGGCCGGGAAGGAGTTTCCCGACGTCGTCATCGAGGAGGTGATCGTCGACACCTTCGCGATGAAGCTGGTGCGCGAGCCCCAGCGCTTCGACACCGTCGTCACCACCAACATGTTCGGCGACATCCTCACCGACGAGGCGGCCGGGCTGGTCGGCGGGCTCGGCATGGCGCCGGGCCTGTGCATCGGGCGCGGCGAGATCGCGATGGCGCAGGCGACCCACGGCTCGGCGCCCGACATCGCCGGCAAGGGGATCGCCAACCCCTACGCCATGATCGAGTCGACCCGCATGCTGATCGAATGGCTGGGCCGGCGGCGCGGCATTCCCGCCGCCGCCCGCGCCTCGGCGCTGATGAAGGCCGGCATCGAGGCGGCGCTGGCGAACCCCGCCACCCGCACGCCGGACATTCTCGGCACCGGCACCCAGGCGGACATGGTGGAGGGCATCCTCGCGGCGATGCAGGAGCAGGCGCACGCGGCGGCCTGA
- a CDS encoding MmgE/PrpD family protein has translation MSQKDVTKQLAAWIARTRLDDIPQSVREEGVRTFFNWLGCAVGGARHETVDCALGGIMPFAGKPQATVIGRAERLDVPNAALVNGISSHVLDYDDTHLKTIIHPAGPVASALLATAEYMPVSGVDFLEALIIGVEVECRLGNSVYPEHYDRGWHITGTTGVFGAAAAVSHLLKLEEKQITWALGIAATQASGLREMFGTMCKSLHPGVAARNGALAAFLARAGFDSSLQAIEAPRGFANVLSTKRDYNEILGSLGETWEAGLNSYKPFACGIVIHPTIDGCQQLREELGADVAKIAAVRLRTHPLVLELTGKREPKTGLETKFSVFHAAACALLRGDGSPTAFTDEAANAPELVALRRKVDATSDTSIHEASVVIEVEFEDGRKIEKTIERAIGSHDKPLSNEHLARKFAHQSALVVGDEVTERLMALAWRLPELADVGEVARASVPANLRSAAE, from the coding sequence ATGTCCCAGAAAGACGTCACCAAGCAGCTCGCCGCCTGGATCGCCCGTACCCGGCTCGACGACATCCCCCAGTCCGTGCGCGAGGAAGGCGTGCGTACCTTCTTCAACTGGCTGGGCTGCGCCGTGGGCGGCGCCCGTCACGAGACGGTGGATTGCGCGCTGGGCGGCATCATGCCCTTCGCCGGCAAGCCGCAGGCGACGGTGATCGGGCGCGCCGAGCGCCTCGACGTACCCAATGCCGCGCTGGTCAACGGCATCTCCTCGCACGTGCTCGACTATGACGACACCCATCTGAAGACCATCATCCATCCGGCCGGCCCGGTCGCCTCGGCGCTGCTGGCCACGGCCGAGTACATGCCGGTGTCCGGCGTCGACTTCCTCGAAGCGCTCATCATCGGTGTCGAGGTCGAGTGCCGCCTCGGCAACAGCGTCTATCCCGAGCATTACGATCGCGGATGGCACATCACCGGTACGACCGGCGTCTTCGGCGCCGCCGCCGCCGTCAGCCACCTTCTGAAGCTTGAGGAGAAGCAGATCACCTGGGCGCTCGGCATCGCCGCGACGCAGGCCTCCGGCCTGCGCGAGATGTTCGGCACCATGTGCAAGAGCCTGCATCCGGGTGTCGCCGCCCGCAACGGCGCGCTCGCCGCCTTCCTCGCCCGCGCCGGCTTCGACAGCTCGCTGCAGGCGATCGAGGCGCCGCGCGGCTTCGCCAATGTGCTGTCCACCAAGCGGGACTATAATGAGATCCTCGGCAGCCTCGGCGAGACGTGGGAAGCCGGGCTCAACTCCTACAAGCCCTTCGCCTGCGGCATCGTCATCCATCCCACCATCGACGGCTGCCAGCAGCTGCGCGAGGAGCTGGGCGCGGACGTCGCGAAGATCGCGGCGGTGCGCCTGCGCACCCATCCGCTGGTGCTGGAGCTGACCGGCAAGCGCGAGCCGAAGACCGGGCTTGAGACCAAGTTCAGCGTCTTCCACGCCGCCGCCTGCGCCCTGCTGCGCGGCGACGGCTCGCCGACCGCCTTCACCGACGAGGCCGCCAACGCCCCCGAGCTAGTCGCCCTGCGGCGCAAGGTCGACGCCACCTCCGACACCTCGATCCACGAGGCTTCCGTGGTGATCGAGGTCGAGTTCGAAGACGGCCGCAAGATCGAGAAGACGATCGAGCGCGCCATCGGCAGCCATGACAAGCCGCTCAGCAACGAGCATCTGGCGCGCAAGTTCGCGCATCAGTCCGCCCTCGTCGTCGGCGACGAGGTGACCGAGCGCCTGATGGCGCTGGCCTGGCGCCTTCCCGAGCTGGCGGATGTCGGCGAGGTCGCCCGCGCCTCGGTGCCGGCGAACCTGCGCAGCGCGGCCGAGTGA
- a CDS encoding SDR family oxidoreductase, translating to MNLGFDGRRAVIVGGSYGIGEATAEILLREGAQVIIASRSRDNLDAAAARLEAATGRAPSVIVADVVEDAGAADALAREAEARWGALDVLVSAVGGSVRADFATLSDEDWLASYRFNVLSTVRTVRAGAPLLAKGDAPAVVTLGAAAAKMPYAHQVMTNVHKAGLLGLVKTLALELGEHGIRINSVGPGRTKTPLWINRATRLAEERGVGIETIFEEFSHEIPLKRFAEPAEIAVMVAWLASPLASYVTGQAINVDGGIARGLV from the coding sequence ATGAATCTCGGATTTGACGGACGCCGTGCCGTCATCGTCGGCGGCAGCTATGGGATCGGCGAGGCCACGGCCGAGATCCTGCTGCGCGAGGGCGCGCAGGTGATCATCGCCTCGCGCAGCCGCGACAATCTGGACGCCGCCGCCGCCCGCCTCGAGGCCGCGACCGGCCGCGCGCCTTCCGTCATCGTCGCCGACGTGGTCGAGGATGCGGGCGCCGCCGACGCTCTCGCCCGCGAGGCCGAGGCGCGCTGGGGCGCCCTCGACGTGCTCGTCAGCGCCGTGGGCGGCAGCGTCAGGGCGGATTTCGCCACCCTCTCGGATGAGGACTGGCTCGCCAGCTACCGCTTCAACGTGCTCTCGACCGTTCGCACGGTGCGCGCCGGCGCGCCGCTGCTGGCGAAGGGCGACGCACCGGCCGTCGTCACCCTCGGCGCCGCCGCCGCCAAGATGCCCTACGCCCATCAGGTCATGACCAATGTGCACAAGGCCGGCCTGCTCGGCCTGGTGAAGACGCTGGCGCTGGAGCTGGGCGAGCACGGCATCCGCATCAACAGCGTGGGGCCGGGCCGTACCAAGACCCCGCTCTGGATCAACCGCGCCACCCGCCTCGCGGAAGAGCGCGGCGTCGGCATCGAGACGATCTTCGAGGAATTCTCGCACGAGATCCCCCTCAAACGCTTCGCCGAGCCGGCGGAAATCGCGGTCATGGTCGCCTGGCTCGCCAGTCCCCTCGCCAGCTACGTCACCGGCCAGGCCATCAATGTCGACGGCGGCATCGCGCGCGGCCTCGTTTAA
- a CDS encoding AbrB family transcriptional regulator gives MAEIPKDSDESGLLASPRLRWWLRLVATYSIATAAGYGAMRLHVPLPWMLGPLFVCGALTVSGVPLQAGPHLREIGQVVVGLAIGMRFTPHLLLASLELLPAMLASTFYIIAATFVGALIMRPLARIDPTTAFFATAAGGMADMAVVAAARGGDTNTVSIVHALRVTTVVSTVPFLVFAFGEQGNVNTVDVAGSHDLLLLGIGLVIAYIGARILLPTVIPNPWLLGSLLPSAALGASGILTVAVPGILIVAAQIMIGVWLSLRFRRELFLRLPRVAASGLLVAVFLIFAAAAGAQLLSFATGLPLTTSFLGLAPAAITEMVLTAKAMHADAELVTAFHIVRIAVISSTILVVFRIYRFVLRSHYESRI, from the coding sequence ATGGCCGAAATACCGAAGGATTCGGACGAATCGGGCCTGCTCGCGTCACCCCGGCTGCGCTGGTGGCTGCGCCTCGTCGCGACCTACTCCATCGCCACCGCTGCGGGCTATGGCGCCATGCGGCTGCATGTTCCCCTGCCCTGGATGCTCGGCCCGCTGTTCGTCTGCGGCGCGCTGACCGTGTCGGGCGTGCCGCTGCAGGCCGGCCCGCATCTGCGCGAGATCGGGCAGGTCGTCGTCGGCCTCGCCATCGGCATGCGCTTCACGCCGCACCTGCTGCTCGCCTCGCTGGAGCTGCTGCCGGCGATGCTGGCGTCGACCTTCTACATCATCGCCGCCACCTTCGTCGGCGCCCTCATCATGCGCCCGCTCGCCCGGATCGACCCGACCACGGCCTTCTTCGCCACCGCCGCCGGCGGCATGGCGGACATGGCGGTGGTGGCGGCGGCGCGCGGGGGCGACACCAACACGGTTTCCATCGTCCATGCCCTGCGCGTGACCACGGTCGTCAGCACCGTGCCGTTTCTGGTGTTCGCCTTTGGTGAGCAGGGCAATGTGAACACCGTCGATGTCGCCGGCTCGCATGACCTGCTGCTGCTCGGCATCGGCCTCGTCATCGCCTATATCGGCGCCCGGATATTGCTGCCGACCGTGATCCCCAATCCCTGGCTGCTGGGCTCGCTGCTGCCCAGCGCGGCGCTCGGCGCCTCGGGGATTCTCACCGTGGCGGTGCCGGGCATTCTCATCGTCGCCGCGCAGATCATGATCGGCGTCTGGCTGAGCCTGCGCTTCCGCCGCGAACTCTTCCTGCGCCTGCCGCGCGTGGCGGCCTCGGGCCTTCTGGTCGCGGTGTTCCTGATCTTCGCCGCCGCCGCCGGCGCCCAGCTTCTGTCGTTCGCCACCGGCCTGCCGCTGACCACCAGCTTCCTCGGCCTCGCCCCCGCCGCCATCACTGAAATGGTGCTGACCGCCAAGGCGATGCATGCCGATGCCGAGCTGGTGACAGCCTTCCACATCGTCCGTATCGCGGTGATCTCGTCGACCATCCTCGTGGTGTTCCGCATCTACCGCTTCGTGCTGAGGAGCCATTATGAATCTCGGATTTGA
- a CDS encoding tripartite tricarboxylate transporter substrate binding protein, producing MTDFTRRDAFKITAGGLAAAGGLVAMPSILRAANYPTRPINVIVPFATGGYNDRLSRAFAPYLEKEIGQPLVIVNKPGAGTQLGNSYALNQPADGYSILCTSAAPYIPLTVLLQNAPYKVEDFSMINLPSRDYTLAATSSDGPVKTFAEVIEKLKKDPTSLSIGVQPASADFANMVLAFQAAEIDATKLRIVTYDGGGPARNATAGAQVDVGFVGGEGFLPLKSKIRPLAIFAAEKVDWYPDAPLIGAAGIKTDFVEGSQRGWAVSTKLKNEQPEIYKFLVGAIERASKNPKSIETLKLQELATTWYGPEASDKAYLDNASKMAKYVDLLK from the coding sequence ATGACAGATTTCACACGCAGAGACGCATTCAAAATCACGGCAGGCGGGCTTGCGGCCGCCGGCGGCCTCGTCGCCATGCCGTCCATCCTGCGCGCCGCGAACTACCCCACGCGCCCGATCAACGTCATCGTGCCGTTCGCGACGGGCGGCTATAATGACCGCCTGTCGCGCGCCTTCGCGCCCTATCTCGAAAAGGAGATCGGGCAGCCGCTGGTGATCGTGAACAAGCCGGGTGCGGGTACCCAGCTCGGCAATTCCTACGCGCTCAACCAGCCGGCCGACGGCTACAGCATTCTGTGCACCTCGGCGGCGCCCTACATTCCGCTGACCGTGCTGCTGCAGAACGCGCCGTACAAGGTCGAAGACTTCTCGATGATCAACCTGCCGTCGCGCGACTACACGCTCGCGGCGACCTCTTCCGACGGTCCGGTCAAGACCTTCGCCGAAGTGATCGAGAAGCTGAAGAAGGACCCGACCAGCCTCAGCATCGGCGTGCAGCCGGCCTCGGCCGACTTCGCCAACATGGTGCTTGCCTTCCAGGCGGCGGAGATCGACGCCACCAAGCTGCGCATCGTCACCTATGACGGCGGTGGCCCGGCTCGCAACGCGACCGCCGGCGCCCAGGTCGATGTCGGCTTCGTCGGCGGCGAGGGCTTCCTGCCGCTGAAGTCGAAGATCCGCCCGCTCGCCATCTTCGCGGCCGAGAAGGTCGACTGGTATCCGGACGCACCGCTGATCGGTGCCGCCGGCATCAAGACCGACTTCGTCGAGGGCTCGCAGCGCGGCTGGGCCGTCTCCACCAAGCTCAAGAACGAGCAGCCGGAGATCTACAAATTCCTCGTCGGCGCCATCGAGCGGGCGAGCAAGAACCCGAAGTCGATCGAGACCCTGAAGCTTCAGGAGCTTGCGACCACCTGGTACGGCCCCGAGGCGTCCGACAAGGCGTATCTCGACAATGCCTCCAAGATGGCCAAGTACGTCGACCTGCTGAAGTAG
- a CDS encoding tripartite tricarboxylate transporter TctB family protein, protein MRIGRQTYAIDYGHLALITVLAGAVFWYLFDARSVSLSVNNLLLVQPVAIFALAMYLFILPQCFHKVDAREAAKAAAEDDPFAIKLSTDRADVMRMAALGVSLGLMVFLLDVIGFDIAIFLFAAAAMAVCGERRPLHLVVFSLAVTLITIYGFRALISYPMPTTLL, encoded by the coding sequence ATGCGTATCGGTCGGCAGACCTATGCCATCGACTACGGCCATCTGGCACTCATCACGGTGCTCGCCGGCGCGGTCTTCTGGTACCTTTTCGACGCGCGCAGCGTATCGCTCAGCGTCAACAACCTTCTGCTGGTGCAGCCGGTCGCGATCTTCGCGCTGGCGATGTACCTGTTCATTCTGCCGCAGTGCTTCCACAAGGTCGACGCCCGCGAGGCGGCCAAGGCCGCCGCCGAGGACGATCCGTTCGCGATCAAGCTGTCCACGGACCGGGCGGATGTGATGCGCATGGCGGCACTCGGCGTGTCGCTCGGCCTGATGGTCTTCCTGCTCGACGTCATCGGCTTCGATATCGCCATCTTCCTGTTTGCGGCGGCGGCAATGGCCGTCTGCGGCGAGCGCCGCCCGCTGCATCTGGTGGTTTTCTCACTCGCCGTCACCCTGATCACGATCTACGGCTTCCGCGCCCTGATCTCCTATCCCATGCCCACCACCCTGCTGTGA
- a CDS encoding tripartite tricarboxylate transporter permease, translating to MIDISAFNDALGIMFTSAGSWGWIVPGLIVGLVFSAIPGISITMAMAIVLPMSLYMDFFSAIVFLTSVYTGAGFGGSVPAILMNIPGSPSSFATTFDGYAMSQKGEHNEALGYALFASTLCGIAGYVLLLLVIEPLADIVLRIGPVEMFAVAIWGMMLLGSLGSAYISRGLLAAALGILLGTVGMNTAGFTRGTMGLPVLLDGIAPIPAMIGLLAASQLLSLASRDYIIEAEGSREVSLRKILKGCWGTLKYPGVLLRGSIIGIIIGAVPGVGSSIGNLIAYAETKRTAKDSATFGKGNPKGVIAAESAVASGEGGSMATMLALGIPGGGATAILIAAFMMHNIVPGPNFIETQKPMVYAIILNNIVQAIVLLAVGIGFIYVASNIMKVRTRYVLPAILVIATLGTFAVTGEAAGPITLFVFALLGYALNRYQYPVSAVVVGILLGRMLETEFLRSYQLSGGNPLYILERPAAMAIFAVMLASLAMTAWGKRKQNRAEAAEALAMERLRDEAAARHAAGATKS from the coding sequence ATGATCGACATTTCCGCCTTCAATGATGCATTGGGCATCATGTTCACGTCGGCCGGGTCCTGGGGATGGATCGTCCCCGGCCTGATCGTCGGCCTCGTCTTCAGCGCCATTCCCGGCATCTCGATCACCATGGCCATGGCGATCGTGCTCCCGATGTCGCTCTACATGGATTTCTTCTCGGCCATCGTCTTCCTGACCTCGGTCTATACCGGAGCGGGGTTCGGCGGGTCGGTGCCGGCGATCCTGATGAACATACCGGGATCTCCATCCTCCTTCGCCACGACCTTCGACGGCTATGCGATGTCGCAGAAGGGCGAGCACAATGAGGCGCTGGGCTACGCGCTGTTCGCCTCGACCCTGTGCGGCATCGCCGGTTACGTGCTGCTGCTTCTCGTCATCGAGCCGCTGGCCGACATCGTGCTGCGCATCGGGCCGGTGGAGATGTTCGCGGTGGCGATCTGGGGCATGATGCTGCTGGGCTCGCTCGGCTCGGCCTATATCAGCCGCGGCCTGCTGGCCGCCGCCCTCGGCATCCTGCTCGGCACCGTCGGCATGAACACCGCCGGCTTCACCCGTGGCACGATGGGCCTGCCGGTGCTGCTCGACGGCATCGCGCCGATCCCGGCGATGATCGGCCTGCTGGCCGCGAGCCAATTGCTCAGCCTGGCCAGCCGCGACTACATCATCGAGGCCGAGGGCTCGCGCGAGGTCAGCCTGCGCAAGATCCTCAAGGGCTGCTGGGGCACCCTGAAATATCCCGGCGTGCTGCTGCGCGGTTCGATCATCGGCATCATCATCGGCGCCGTGCCCGGCGTCGGCTCGTCCATCGGCAACCTGATCGCCTATGCCGAGACCAAGCGCACCGCCAAGGACAGCGCGACCTTCGGCAAGGGCAACCCCAAGGGCGTCATCGCGGCGGAATCGGCCGTGGCGAGCGGCGAGGGCGGCTCGATGGCGACCATGCTGGCGCTCGGCATTCCCGGTGGCGGCGCGACGGCGATCCTGATCGCGGCCTTCATGATGCACAACATCGTGCCCGGCCCGAACTTCATCGAGACCCAGAAGCCGATGGTCTACGCCATCATCCTCAACAACATCGTCCAGGCGATCGTGCTGCTGGCGGTGGGCATCGGCTTCATCTACGTCGCCTCCAACATCATGAAGGTGCGTACCCGCTACGTGCTGCCGGCGATCCTCGTCATCGCCACGCTCGGCACCTTCGCGGTGACGGGCGAGGCGGCCGGGCCGATCACGCTGTTCGTCTTCGCGCTGCTCGGCTACGCGCTCAACCGCTACCAGTACCCGGTGTCGGCGGTGGTCGTGGGCATCCTGCTCGGGCGCATGCTGGAGACGGAGTTCCTGCGCTCCTACCAGCTCTCCGGCGGCAATCCGCTCTACATACTCGAGCGGCCGGCGGCGATGGCCATCTTCGCGGTAATGCTTGCCTCGCTGGCGATGACCGCCTGGGGCAAGCGCAAGCAGAACCGGGCCGAGGCGGCCGAGGCGCTCGCGATGGAACGCCTGCGCGACGAGGCGGCGGCCCGCCATGCCGCGGGCGCTACCAAGAGCTGA